A section of the Acidobacterium capsulatum ATCC 51196 genome encodes:
- the rbfA gene encoding 30S ribosome-binding factor RbfA gives MPEQRARKYHQDRVAETLREEIGAMLEGELSDPRISFAHVSQVILNPGGKSAQVWVAVDGGNEAEEQTVQGLMAARGYIRHELLERTGKRRVPELTFHVDRSDRMKARIDELLGRSQKKRRNA, from the coding sequence ATGCCGGAGCAAAGAGCACGGAAATATCACCAGGATCGCGTAGCCGAGACGCTGCGCGAGGAGATCGGCGCGATGCTCGAGGGCGAGTTGTCAGACCCTCGCATCAGCTTTGCCCATGTGAGCCAGGTGATTCTGAATCCCGGAGGCAAGTCGGCCCAGGTGTGGGTCGCGGTCGATGGCGGGAACGAAGCCGAGGAGCAGACCGTACAGGGATTGATGGCGGCGCGGGGCTACATTCGCCACGAGCTGCTGGAGCGCACGGGCAAGCGCCGCGTGCCGGAGCTGACGTTCCATGTGGACCGTTCAGACCGCATGAAGGCGCGCATTGATGAGTTGCTGGGGAGATCGCAAAAAAAGCGGAGGAACGCCTAG
- a CDS encoding DHH family phosphoesterase — protein MASEAFFRQQIAGAGFPGGEPQGLHAVLAALRAGERFLVSAHARPDGDAIGSMLAMGMILSQMGKQVDLVSCDGLPLIYHGLPCARQIQRCSDIRGDYDAVILLECDCIERSRLKGMGDRMLINIDHHLSGRPFAAVNWIDPKACAVAEMVYRLALAARVKITPEMATCLYVAVLTDTGSFCYDGTNEHTFALASDLVRHGAKPSAIAQQVYFSNPASKMMLLGAALSNLRRDGRMAWLWVTHSDMLRTQAAEEDCEGVVNYAIGIAGIEAAVFLRELTNRRVRLSLRSKGRVNVARLAEEFGGGGHQHAAGCTLEGPLPVATTLVLEKLRSELQTRA, from the coding sequence ATGGCATCAGAAGCATTTTTTCGCCAGCAGATCGCAGGAGCAGGTTTTCCGGGAGGCGAGCCGCAGGGGCTGCACGCCGTGCTGGCGGCGCTGCGCGCGGGCGAGCGGTTTCTGGTGAGCGCGCATGCGCGTCCGGATGGCGATGCGATTGGCTCGATGCTTGCCATGGGCATGATTCTGAGCCAGATGGGCAAGCAGGTGGACCTTGTCTCCTGTGACGGGCTGCCGCTGATTTATCACGGGCTGCCGTGCGCGCGGCAGATTCAGCGATGCTCTGACATTCGGGGCGACTATGATGCGGTGATTCTGCTGGAGTGCGACTGCATTGAGCGCTCCCGGCTCAAGGGCATGGGCGACCGCATGCTGATCAACATCGACCACCACCTGAGCGGGCGGCCGTTTGCGGCAGTGAACTGGATTGATCCGAAAGCGTGCGCGGTGGCGGAGATGGTGTACCGGCTGGCGCTGGCGGCGCGCGTGAAGATCACGCCGGAGATGGCAACGTGCCTGTATGTAGCGGTGCTGACCGATACGGGCTCCTTTTGCTATGACGGCACGAATGAGCATACCTTTGCGCTGGCCTCGGACCTGGTGCGGCATGGGGCGAAGCCGTCAGCGATTGCGCAGCAGGTGTACTTCTCGAATCCTGCATCAAAGATGATGCTGCTGGGCGCGGCGCTCTCAAACCTGCGGCGCGACGGACGCATGGCGTGGCTGTGGGTGACGCACAGTGACATGCTGCGCACGCAGGCCGCGGAAGAAGACTGCGAAGGCGTGGTGAATTATGCAATCGGCATCGCGGGCATTGAAGCGGCGGTGTTTTTGCGCGAACTGACCAACCGGCGGGTGCGGCTGTCACTGCGCAGCAAAGGCCGCGTGAATGTGGCACGGCTGGCCGAAGAGTTTGGCGGAGGCGGCCATCAGCATGCCGCCGGATGCACGCTGGAGGGTCCATTGCCGGTGGCGACTACGCTGGTGCTTGAGAAACTGCGGAGCGAACTGCAAACGCGAGCCTGA
- a CDS encoding ArnT family glycosyltransferase: MAENKPSSSSFSPWIRAFKYAPSRLTSRYPVVSTVAEVATLISLTIFFLFYGLVPLFGGDGLGLVGADEPRYAQVAREMLQRHDYITPFLWGHPWLEKPALYYWRAMFSFIEFGVHDWSARLPSASFAFTLIVLIYLHMRRFRRGGQLDAALITVCCAGILSFARGASTDMQLAAPFCIGMLGWYAWYETGSKFWLFDLYFFNATATLAKGPVAPFLALLILVVFAALRKEWSVLRRTIWWPGIALYFAIVLPWYIAVQRRNPTFLKSFFLQQNLERFGSNLYHHEQPFWYYGLVMLLALTPWAVIAVTAFADAVRTSVNEWRARRRKNRYVGHMRAGDAFPEFLVIWALIPIVFFSLSQSKLPGYVLPSVPPLTILAGDYLNRIRERGLKPWLLIAHAVLTGLLMAFVLVLPLHLLHPKQLPPGRALIAGGMTGFAAVIFILIIVAQYGVKRLRIATMIPMVILLFYIFGVGPVFGLGPMPNTKRNIQLIDMTFSARPLAHIIEHITPPDEMVAVFDVRRDMEYGLSFYRDKKVWNYGEQGVPDAEHLLVVRNKAADIDHLRSMLKGRTYEPLFEYPAQNLVIYQVSAKH; encoded by the coding sequence GTGGCTGAAAATAAACCCAGTTCCTCAAGTTTTTCTCCCTGGATTCGTGCGTTCAAGTATGCGCCGAGCCGGCTGACTTCGCGCTACCCGGTAGTTTCGACGGTGGCGGAAGTGGCCACCCTGATTTCACTGACCATCTTCTTTCTTTTCTATGGGCTGGTGCCGCTGTTTGGCGGCGATGGCCTGGGCCTGGTGGGCGCCGATGAGCCGCGCTATGCGCAGGTAGCCCGGGAGATGCTGCAGCGGCACGACTACATTACGCCGTTCCTCTGGGGGCATCCGTGGCTGGAGAAGCCGGCCCTCTACTACTGGCGCGCGATGTTCTCGTTTATCGAATTTGGCGTGCATGACTGGTCAGCGCGACTGCCCTCGGCCAGCTTTGCCTTTACGCTGATTGTGCTGATCTATCTGCACATGCGGCGCTTCCGGCGCGGGGGGCAACTGGATGCGGCGCTGATTACGGTTTGCTGCGCGGGTATTTTGAGTTTTGCGCGCGGCGCCTCGACCGACATGCAGCTCGCCGCGCCCTTCTGCATCGGCATGCTGGGCTGGTATGCATGGTATGAGACAGGCAGCAAGTTCTGGCTGTTTGACCTGTACTTTTTCAACGCGACGGCGACGCTGGCCAAAGGGCCGGTGGCTCCGTTTCTGGCGTTGCTGATTCTGGTGGTGTTTGCAGCGCTGCGCAAGGAATGGTCGGTGCTGCGGCGAACGATCTGGTGGCCGGGCATTGCCCTGTATTTTGCGATTGTGCTGCCGTGGTACATCGCGGTTCAGCGACGAAATCCGACCTTTTTGAAATCGTTTTTTCTGCAGCAGAACCTGGAGCGGTTTGGCTCAAACCTGTACCACCATGAGCAGCCTTTCTGGTACTACGGGCTGGTGATGCTGCTGGCGCTGACGCCGTGGGCGGTGATTGCGGTGACGGCCTTTGCCGATGCGGTGCGCACGTCAGTGAACGAGTGGCGCGCCCGGCGGCGCAAGAATCGCTACGTGGGCCACATGCGCGCGGGCGATGCCTTTCCTGAGTTTCTGGTGATCTGGGCGCTGATTCCGATTGTGTTCTTTTCGCTGTCGCAGTCGAAGCTGCCGGGATATGTGCTGCCTTCTGTTCCGCCGCTGACCATTCTGGCGGGCGATTACCTGAACCGCATTCGCGAACGCGGGCTGAAGCCGTGGCTGCTGATTGCCCATGCCGTTCTGACGGGCCTGCTGATGGCCTTTGTGCTGGTGCTGCCGCTGCACCTCTTGCACCCGAAGCAGCTTCCGCCGGGGCGCGCGCTGATTGCCGGAGGCATGACGGGCTTTGCGGCGGTAATCTTTATCCTCATCATCGTGGCGCAGTACGGGGTGAAGCGGCTGCGGATCGCAACGATGATTCCGATGGTGATTCTGCTGTTCTACATCTTTGGCGTGGGACCAGTCTTCGGGCTGGGGCCGATGCCGAACACGAAGCGGAATATCCAACTGATCGATATGACGTTTTCGGCGCGGCCGCTGGCGCACATCATCGAGCACATTACTCCGCCGGATGAGATGGTGGCCGTATTTGATGTGCGGCGCGACATGGAGTATGGGTTGTCGTTTTACCGCGACAAGAAGGTGTGGAATTATGGCGAGCAGGGCGTGCCGGATGCCGAGCATCTTTTAGTGGTGCGGAACAAGGCGGCGGATATCGACCATCTTCGGAGCATGCTGAAAGGCAGGACATATGAGCCGCTTTTCGAGTATCCTGCACAAAATCTGGTAATTTATCAGGTTTCCGCAAAACACTGA
- a CDS encoding GNAT family N-acetyltransferase gives MTQAVQVDILDLRHFSASSLKPLLDVENQAWSQRLRWNYRTSIDLILQYLDSRVLPGFVAVEGTRVIGYVFCVYEDSKAVIGDVFSTGSSDGRLPAQEIERQLLEQLIQMLQNSPGTERIESQLLLHPSGRLAQVFRAHDFQVYQRDFMEMKLTAATAPAGITVPVGLRMRSWAEEDFTPAAHLISEAYAGHLDSRINDQYQTIPGSLRFLHNIVRFPGCGLFDAAASRVLVSESTGEMAGVLLCSRVQEKIGHVTQVCMAPRWRRRGLAASLLQDCAHDLRKRGFELLTLTVTQANHNAVRLYERLGFTRLHSFDAVLWVRGLSAYGGSVPGTGF, from the coding sequence ATGACGCAGGCGGTACAGGTCGACATTCTGGATCTGCGCCACTTTTCGGCGTCGAGCCTGAAGCCTCTGCTGGACGTGGAGAACCAGGCGTGGAGCCAACGTCTGCGCTGGAACTACCGGACCTCGATTGACCTGATTCTGCAATACCTGGACTCGCGCGTGCTGCCGGGGTTTGTGGCGGTGGAAGGGACGCGGGTGATCGGCTATGTCTTCTGCGTGTATGAAGACTCGAAGGCCGTGATTGGTGATGTGTTCTCTACGGGCAGCAGCGATGGGCGGCTCCCGGCGCAGGAGATCGAGCGACAACTGCTGGAGCAGTTGATCCAGATGCTGCAGAACTCCCCGGGGACCGAGCGAATTGAGTCGCAGCTTCTGCTGCATCCTTCGGGGCGGCTGGCGCAGGTGTTTCGCGCCCATGATTTTCAGGTGTACCAGCGGGACTTCATGGAGATGAAGCTGACGGCGGCGACGGCTCCGGCGGGGATTACCGTGCCGGTGGGTCTGCGGATGCGCAGCTGGGCGGAGGAGGACTTCACTCCGGCGGCGCACCTGATTTCAGAGGCCTATGCGGGGCATCTGGACAGCCGCATCAATGACCAGTACCAGACGATTCCGGGCTCGCTGCGCTTTTTGCATAACATTGTGCGGTTTCCGGGATGCGGGCTGTTTGACGCGGCGGCTTCACGGGTTCTGGTTTCAGAATCGACGGGCGAGATGGCGGGCGTGCTGCTCTGCTCTCGCGTGCAGGAAAAGATCGGGCATGTGACGCAGGTGTGCATGGCTCCAAGATGGAGGCGGCGCGGTTTGGCGGCCAGCCTGCTGCAGGACTGTGCGCATGATTTGCGCAAGCGGGGTTTTGAGCTGCTCACGCTGACGGTGACACAGGCCAACCACAATGCCGTGCGGCTGTATGAGCGACTGGGCTTCACACGCCTTCACAGCTTTGACGCCGTGCTGTGGGTGCGCGGACTGAGTGCGTATGGCGGGAGCGTGCCGGGCACAGGATTTTGA
- a CDS encoding YtxH domain-containing protein, which translates to MSDRTNGFSWFLAGLGLGALVGVLYAPKSGRETREEILSSAREGSEYLRDRSRQAAEQVGEYADRSRARVNEYVDRGRTQWNSYVNQGRQFVHEQTDKVTAAVEAGKQAYQTAASGNAGGFHEVETPEGQA; encoded by the coding sequence ATGTCTGATCGAACGAATGGATTCAGTTGGTTCCTCGCGGGTCTTGGCCTTGGCGCGCTGGTGGGAGTGCTATATGCCCCCAAGTCGGGCCGCGAGACGCGGGAAGAGATTTTGAGCAGCGCCCGGGAGGGTTCTGAGTATCTGCGCGACCGCAGCCGTCAGGCCGCCGAGCAGGTTGGCGAGTATGCCGACCGCAGCCGCGCGCGCGTGAACGAGTATGTGGATCGTGGGCGCACGCAGTGGAACAGCTACGTGAACCAGGGCCGCCAGTTTGTGCATGAGCAGACGGACAAGGTGACCGCGGCAGTCGAGGCTGGCAAGCAGGCTTACCAGACGGCGGCTTCCGGCAATGCCGGAGGATTCCACGAGGTGGAAACGCCCGAAGGCCAGGCGTAA
- a CDS encoding glycoside hydrolase family 3 C-terminal domain-containing protein, whose translation MRLRLPLLALSLASTAVAATAQMPVYNPHLAPHPPAPAPSGAKYQYPFQNPALSPDQRIDDLLSRMTLQEKIQALGDDPGVPRLGIPGALTEEGLHGAAIGGPAHWEGRGRAVVPTTQFPQNHGLGQTWDPALLQKAANVEAYETRWAVNKYHDGGLIVRAPNANLSRDPRWGRTEESYGEDPYLVGTLAVAWIKGLQGNNPRYWETAALMKHFDAYSNEANRDGSSSNFGKRLFYEYYSVPFRMGIEQGHSDAFMTSYNAWNGIPMTANPVLKSVVMKKWGFNGIICTDAGALSNMVTHFHYYKTMPEAAAGAVHAGINQFLDRYQQPVEEALQQKLLTEQQIDQDLKGVYRVVLRLGLMDPSSMSPYSMIGLTNDNPAKGDPWDWPSHIALDRKVTDESIVLLKNQNHALPLDAKKLHSIAVIGPWANIVALDWYSGTPPFGVTPVEGIRQRVGPDVKVTFNDGSNLQAAAALAKQSDEAIVIIGNHPTCDAGWGKCALPSEGKEAFDRTALNLPDESIAKAVYAANPHTVVVLQTSFPYTTDWTQAHIPAILEMAHNSEEQGTALADVLFGDYDPAGRLAQTWVASIGQLPPMMDYNIRDGRTYMYLKSKPLYPFGFGLSYTTFKYSNLRLSSHTLPAGGQLTVSVDVTNTGKYNGDEVVQMYVKHLDSKVSRPLEALKGFDRVSIPVGQTRTVTLPLKASALAYWDKNTHAFRVEPDHVQIRIGASSADIRQKAEITVE comes from the coding sequence TTGCGCCTCCGCCTGCCTTTGCTTGCTCTGTCGCTCGCGTCCACGGCTGTTGCCGCTACCGCGCAGATGCCGGTTTACAATCCGCATCTTGCGCCGCATCCTCCCGCGCCCGCTCCCTCAGGAGCCAAGTATCAATATCCATTCCAGAATCCAGCACTCTCGCCCGATCAGCGCATCGATGACCTGCTCTCGCGCATGACCCTGCAGGAAAAGATTCAGGCCCTCGGCGACGATCCCGGCGTGCCGCGCCTCGGCATTCCTGGCGCGCTCACTGAAGAAGGACTGCACGGCGCGGCCATCGGCGGCCCCGCGCATTGGGAGGGCCGCGGACGCGCCGTTGTGCCCACCACACAGTTCCCGCAAAATCACGGCCTCGGCCAGACCTGGGACCCCGCGCTGCTGCAGAAAGCCGCCAACGTCGAGGCATATGAGACCCGCTGGGCCGTCAACAAATATCACGATGGAGGCCTCATCGTGCGCGCGCCCAACGCCAATCTCTCTCGCGATCCCCGCTGGGGCCGCACCGAAGAGTCCTACGGCGAAGACCCCTATCTCGTCGGCACGCTGGCCGTCGCCTGGATCAAGGGCCTGCAAGGCAACAATCCCCGTTATTGGGAAACCGCCGCTCTCATGAAGCACTTCGATGCCTACAGCAATGAGGCCAACCGCGACGGCTCCTCTTCCAACTTCGGCAAGCGCCTCTTTTACGAGTACTACTCCGTGCCTTTCCGCATGGGCATCGAGCAGGGCCACTCCGACGCCTTCATGACTTCCTACAATGCGTGGAACGGCATTCCCATGACCGCCAATCCTGTGCTCAAAAGCGTCGTCATGAAAAAATGGGGCTTCAACGGCATCATCTGCACCGATGCCGGCGCGCTCAGCAACATGGTCACTCACTTCCACTACTACAAGACCATGCCCGAGGCCGCCGCCGGAGCCGTCCACGCCGGCATCAATCAATTCCTCGACCGTTATCAGCAGCCCGTCGAAGAGGCGCTCCAGCAGAAGCTCCTCACCGAACAGCAGATCGATCAGGACCTCAAGGGCGTCTATCGCGTCGTGCTGCGTCTCGGCCTCATGGACCCTTCTTCGATGAGCCCCTACTCGATGATCGGCCTCACCAACGACAATCCCGCCAAGGGCGATCCGTGGGACTGGCCCTCTCACATTGCGCTCGACCGCAAAGTCACCGACGAGTCGATCGTGCTGCTCAAGAATCAGAACCACGCCCTGCCGCTCGACGCAAAGAAGCTTCACTCCATCGCCGTCATCGGTCCCTGGGCCAACATCGTCGCGCTTGACTGGTACAGTGGCACGCCGCCCTTCGGCGTCACTCCCGTTGAGGGAATCCGCCAGCGCGTCGGCCCCGATGTGAAGGTCACCTTCAACGATGGCTCCAACCTGCAGGCCGCCGCCGCGCTGGCAAAGCAGTCTGACGAGGCCATCGTCATCATCGGCAATCACCCCACCTGCGATGCCGGATGGGGCAAGTGCGCGCTGCCCAGCGAAGGCAAAGAGGCCTTTGACCGCACGGCGCTCAATCTGCCCGATGAATCCATCGCCAAGGCCGTCTACGCCGCCAATCCCCACACTGTCGTGGTCCTGCAGACCAGCTTCCCCTACACCACTGACTGGACACAGGCCCACATCCCCGCCATTCTCGAAATGGCCCACAACAGCGAAGAGCAGGGAACCGCGCTCGCCGATGTTCTCTTCGGCGATTACGATCCCGCCGGCCGCCTCGCCCAGACCTGGGTCGCGTCCATCGGCCAGCTTCCGCCCATGATGGACTACAACATCCGCGACGGCCGCACCTACATGTATCTCAAGTCAAAGCCGCTCTATCCCTTCGGCTTCGGCCTCAGTTACACCACCTTCAAGTACTCCAACCTGCGGCTCAGCAGCCACACGCTGCCCGCCGGCGGCCAGCTCACCGTCAGCGTCGATGTCACCAACACCGGCAAGTACAACGGCGATGAGGTGGTCCAGATGTATGTGAAGCACCTTGACTCAAAGGTCTCGCGCCCCCTCGAAGCGCTCAAGGGCTTTGATCGCGTCTCCATTCCCGTGGGGCAAACCCGCACTGTCACCCTGCCGCTCAAGGCTTCGGCGCTGGCCTACTGGGATAAAAACACGCACGCCTTCCGCGTCGAGCCCGATCATGTGCAGATTCGCATCGGCGCATCCTCCGCGGATATTCGCCAGAAGGCCGAGATCACCGTGGAGTAA
- a CDS encoding response regulator transcription factor, protein MKKIQVIVAEDQGMVLGALAALLETEPDIAVCARAVNGRLALKAVADHQPDVLVTDIEMPEMTGLTLAAEVRERYPSTRIIILTTFARPGYLRRALDAGAKGYLLKDRPAAELADAVRRVHQGLRVIDPQLAADAWESGPDPLTERERQILWRAGEGKASQDIAAELHLSEGTVRNYLSEAISKLGAANRVDAARIARSKGWL, encoded by the coding sequence ATGAAGAAGATACAGGTCATCGTCGCCGAAGATCAGGGCATGGTCCTCGGAGCGCTCGCCGCCTTGCTTGAGACCGAGCCGGACATCGCCGTTTGCGCCCGCGCCGTCAACGGACGCCTCGCCCTCAAGGCCGTCGCCGACCACCAGCCCGACGTGCTGGTCACCGACATTGAAATGCCCGAGATGACCGGTCTCACCCTCGCCGCCGAAGTCCGCGAGCGCTACCCCTCCACCAGGATCATCATCCTCACCACCTTCGCGCGCCCCGGTTATCTGCGCCGCGCGCTCGACGCCGGAGCCAAAGGCTATCTGCTCAAAGACCGTCCCGCCGCCGAACTCGCCGACGCCGTGCGCCGCGTGCATCAGGGGCTGCGCGTCATCGATCCGCAACTCGCCGCCGACGCGTGGGAGAGCGGACCCGATCCGCTCACCGAGCGCGAGCGCCAGATTCTGTGGCGCGCCGGCGAAGGCAAAGCCAGTCAGGACATTGCCGCCGAACTCCATCTCTCCGAAGGCACCGTGCGCAACTATCTCTCCGAGGCCATCAGCAAACTCGGCGCGGCCAATCGCGTCGATGCCGCGCGCATCGCCCGCTCCAAAGGCTGGCTCTGA
- a CDS encoding sensor histidine kinase: protein MTTPSQSESRAVPASSCGRLDDPPASSSEFTNWFRGMRRQGRAIDFVWLIYSIFFLIEPIQQKSAKPWIEFGIAYAIFLAIYTGLVFARNTRQQVVLFIAMAVLGFAYVPINQSACGIFIYIAAFLPFATESVWVCLLTIGGVCAGAAIEGYYFHMSPWTWGIILFMAIAVGCGNMVMAQQKRSGMKLMLAHQELAQLAKVAERERIARDLHDLLGHTLSVVVLKAELAGRYFDRDHERARQEIAEVESISRQALQQVREAVTGFRMQGLDAEVDNAQRSLAAAGIKLTCMTRPGRLGPAEESVLSLILREAITNVLRHAQATEVRLEFTSTSEGERLTVTDNGRGGIRQEGNGLRGMRERVQMLGGRFRLDSTRGTSISIDLPAQVSAQIPVQAQVHA from the coding sequence ATGACAACACCATCCCAATCCGAATCGAGAGCCGTGCCCGCATCCTCCTGCGGCCGGCTCGACGATCCCCCTGCATCCTCCTCCGAATTCACGAACTGGTTCCGCGGAATGCGCCGCCAGGGCCGCGCCATCGACTTTGTATGGCTCATCTACTCGATCTTTTTTCTCATTGAGCCAATTCAGCAGAAGTCGGCAAAGCCCTGGATCGAATTCGGTATTGCCTACGCCATCTTCCTTGCGATTTATACGGGCCTCGTCTTTGCCCGCAACACTCGCCAGCAAGTGGTGCTCTTTATAGCGATGGCCGTGCTTGGCTTTGCTTATGTGCCCATCAACCAATCCGCCTGCGGCATCTTCATCTACATTGCAGCCTTTCTGCCCTTTGCCACAGAATCAGTCTGGGTCTGCCTGCTCACCATCGGTGGCGTCTGCGCCGGAGCAGCGATCGAAGGCTACTACTTTCACATGAGCCCCTGGACCTGGGGCATCATTCTCTTCATGGCCATCGCCGTCGGTTGCGGCAACATGGTCATGGCGCAGCAGAAGCGCTCCGGAATGAAGCTGATGCTCGCTCATCAGGAACTCGCCCAACTCGCCAAGGTCGCCGAGCGCGAGCGCATCGCCCGCGACCTGCATGACCTGCTCGGCCACACACTCTCCGTCGTCGTGCTCAAGGCCGAGCTCGCCGGCCGCTACTTTGACCGCGACCACGAGCGCGCCCGGCAGGAGATTGCGGAAGTCGAGTCCATCTCCCGCCAGGCCTTGCAGCAGGTGAGGGAAGCCGTCACCGGCTTTCGCATGCAGGGGCTCGATGCTGAGGTTGACAACGCGCAACGCTCGCTTGCTGCCGCCGGCATCAAGCTCACCTGCATGACGCGCCCCGGCCGTCTCGGCCCTGCGGAAGAGAGCGTGCTCTCGCTCATCCTGCGCGAAGCCATCACGAATGTTCTGCGCCACGCGCAAGCCACCGAGGTACGTCTCGAATTCACGAGTACCTCCGAGGGCGAACGCCTCACCGTCACTGACAATGGCCGCGGCGGCATCCGTCAGGAGGGCAACGGTCTGCGCGGCATGCGCGAGCGCGTGCAGATGCTTGGCGGCCGCTTCCGCCTTGACTCCACGCGGGGCACCAGCATCTCCATCGACCTGCCCGCGCAGGTCTCCGCCCAGATCCCCGTGCAGGCACAGGTGCATGCATGA